In the genome of Populus nigra chromosome 9, ddPopNigr1.1, whole genome shotgun sequence, one region contains:
- the LOC133702841 gene encoding berberine bridge enzyme-like 28, with amino-acid sequence MSPSSPFMGQKNFTNKHVKNYINKGASSTFLCAQKIIRIMNSPSSLMIPFLLIFLFSFSRVASADRHEDFLQCLESQNFNSISKVIYTPINSSYSSVLQFSIRNSRFNTSATPKPLVIVTALNVAHIQATIRCSQKHGLEIRVRSGGHDYEGLSYVAVIVPFVVIDLINMRTVTVDVANKTAWIQTGATLGEVYYGIAEKSRTLAFPAGVCPTVGAGGHLSGGGTSMIMRKYGIAVDHIIDAQLIDVKGRILDRASMGEDLFWAIRGGGGNTFGVVVAWKLELVPVPAIVTVFNVTRILTEQDATKLVHRWQYAIPKFDDDLFSRIFIYRANSNQEGKIMIQAAFTSLFLGGVDRLLSLMQESFPELGLVKEDCIEMSWIESTVFAAQFPRNSSLDVLLSRRYSSSFFIGKSDFVREPIPEIAFEGIWERLSQVGVHLAELQFTAYGGKMDEIAESSTPFPHRAGTLFQIQYAIIWFEESIEAYAKNSSWIRKLYSYMTPYVSKNPRQAYVNYRDLDLGVNNLEYTSYKQASVWGTKYFKNNFDRLVHVKTAVDPANFFRNEQSIPPLSSW; translated from the coding sequence ATGTCACCATCTTCTCCATTTATGGGGCAAAAGAATTTCACAAACAAGCACGTTAAGAACTATATAAATAAGGGAGCCTCTAGCACCTTTCTGTGTGCACAAAAGATTATCAGAATCATGAACTCTCCAAGTTCTTTGATGATCCCTTTCCTACTTATCTTTCTGTTTTCATTCTCAAGGGTAGCTTCTGCTGACCGTCATGAGGATTTTCTTCAATGCCTTGAGTCTCAAAACTTTAACTCCATTTCTAAGGTCATTTACACCCCAATCAACTCTTCATATTCTTCAGTCTTGCAGTTTTCTATACGAAACAGCAGGTTCAACACAAGTGCAACCCCGAAACCACTTGTTATTGTTACAGCTTTGAATGTAGCTCACATACAAGCTACCATTAGGTGTTCCCAAAAACATGGCCTGGAAATTAGGGTTCGAAGTGGTGGCCATGACTATGAGGGTCTCTCCTATGTTGCGGTTATAGTACCCTTTGTGGTCATTGATCTAATCAATATGCGAACAGTTACTGTTGATGTTGCAAATAAAACTGCATGGATTCAAACTGGGGCCACTCTAGGCGAAGTTTACTACGGAATCGCGGAGAAAAGTAGAACTCTTGCCTTCCCAGCAGGTGTTTGCCCTACAGTGGGGGCTGGTGGGCACCTTAGCGGAGGAGGAACTAGCATGATCATGCGTAAATATGGCATCGCTGTAGATCATATAATCGATGCACAATTAATCGATGTTAAAGGGAGAATCCTTGATAGAGCATCAATGGGAGAAGATCTATTTTGGGCTATTCGAGGTGGTGGAGGTAATACCTTTGGAGTAGTTGTTGCATGGAAACTAGAATTGGTTCCAGTTCCAGCTATTGTGACAGTATTCAATGTCACAAGAATACTAACAGAACAAGATGCAACAAAACTCGTTCATCGATGGCAATATGCGATCCCAAAGTTCGACGATGATTTGTTCTCAAGAATTTTCATATATAGAGCGAACTCTAATCAAGAAGGAAAGATAATGATACAAGCCGCATTCACTTCCTTGTTTCTTGGTGGAGTCGATAGGCTTCTTTCGTTGATGCAAGAGAGCTTTCCCGAGCTTGGTTTGGTGAAAGAAGATTGCATTGAAATGAGTTGGATCGAGTCTACGGTTTTCGCTGCTCAATTTCCACGAAATTCATCCTTGGATGTGTTGCTTAGTAGGAGATATTCCTCGAGCTTTTTCATAGGAAAAAGTGACTTTGTTAGGGAACCTATACCTGAAATTGCATTTGAAGGAATATGGGAAAGGCTCAGCCAAGTCGGTGTCCACTTGGCTGAATTGCAATTCACTGCCTACGGAGgaaaaatggatgaaattgcaGAGTCCAGCACTCCCTTTCCGCATAGAGCCGGAACTCTATTCCAAATTCAGTATGCAATCATTTGGTTTGAAGAAAGCATTGAGGCATATGCTAAAAATTCAAGTTGGATCAGAAAGCTTTACAGCTACATGACTCCTTATGTTTCGAAAAATCCCCGACAAGCATATGTCAACTATAGAGATCTTGACCTAGGAGTGAACAACCTAGAATACACGAGTTATAAACAAGCAAGCGTTTGGGGTACCAAGTATTTCAAGAACAACTTCGACCGGTTGGTGCATGTGAAGACTGCAGTTGATCCTGCTAATTTCTTCAGAAATGAACAAAGCATTCCTCCTCTTTCATCTTGGTAA
- the LOC133702987 gene encoding uncharacterized protein LOC133702987: MKLWLPKSHAFMATPLAFRSIRRACFASSGLKWEGGVSMVQGASRGIGLEFVKQLLEKNDKGHVIATCRNPNGATGLVDLKNKFAERLNIMPLDLTIESTIEASAKFIREKYGSLNLLINASGILSIPNVLQPETTLSKVERSSLMLAYEVNAVGPILAIKHMWPLLKAGGGFGTERDVAVVANLSARVGSIGDNHLGGWHSYRSSKAALNQLTKTVSVEFARKRDPIICILLHPGTVDTDLSKPFQRNVPDGKLFTKEFSVQQLLSIINNAKSHDNGKFFAWDGQEIPW; this comes from the exons atgaAGCTTTGGCTTCCAAAGTCCCATGCATTCATGGCCACACCATTGGCTTTCAGATCAATAAGAAGGGCTTGTTTTGCATCTTCTGGTCTCAAATGGGAAGGTGGGGTCTCCATGGTTCAAGGAGCTTCTAGAGGAATTGGCCTTGAATTT GTTAAACAGCTTCTGGAAAAAAATGACAAAGGGCATGTTATTGCTACTTGCCGAAATCCTAATGGGGCAACAGGACttgttgatttgaaaaataagtttgcTGAGCGCCTTAACATTATGCCATTAGACCTGACCATTGAAAGTACTATAGAG GCATCTGCAAAGTTCATAAGGGAGAAATATGGCTCTCTGAACCTTCTGATTAATGCATCAGGAATCCTCTCAATACCAAATGTGTTGCAACCAG AAACAACATTGAGCAAAGTAGAGAGGTCATCCTTAATGCTGGCTTATGAGGTCAATGCTGTGGGTCCTATTCTAGCGATCAAG CACATGTGGCCTCTTCTGAAGGCTGGAGGAGGCTTTGGAACTGAAAGAGATGTTGCAGTGGTGGCCAATTTAAGTGCCAGAGTTGGATCAATTGGAGATAATCATCTAGGTGGTTGGCATTCATATCGATCTTCAAAGGCTGCTCTGAATCAGT TGACAAAAACTGTGTCGGTGGAGTTTGCGCGAAAAAGGGATCCAATAATATGCATCCTTTTGCACCCAGGCACGGTAGACACAGATCTCTCTAAGCCATTTCAGAGAAATGTCCCCGATGGCAAGCTTTTCACGAAAGAGTTTTCAGTGCAGCAGCTCTTAAGCATCATTAATAATGCAAAGAGCCATGATAATGGCAAGTTTTTTGCCTGGGATGGCCAGGAAATTCCTTGGTAA
- the LOC133703241 gene encoding transcription factor bHLH52-like produces the protein MALSFCSNLGSSLQHHNLQELTEYPQGDIEIGNDQLFACNDNMMFSDAFINPLYEVEEQLVYSDSYTDLLPYFSSPSDNIISLSPEIFPLQDFESYHYPKRPKTYTDHFNSTFEPNFFEGYAPNPNPGLPELFPEIPTPEPKFQVPITFNAGRTDQSVMNPKKPSTGVSLSTQSIAARERRRKITEKTRELGKFIPGGHKMNTAEMFQAASKYVKFLQAQIGILELMGSTQENKGPMHTQELQSLLVTSPAIQEKLYSEEKCLVPRDFVQTIANDCQIQSKPWVIEEIDQLLGGQLLG, from the exons ATGGCTCTAAGCTTTTGTTCAAACTTGGGCTCATCGCTTCAGCATCACAACCTTCAAGAGTTGACAGAATATCCACAAGGCGACATAGAGATAGGAAATGATCAGCTCTTTGCTTGCAATGACAACATGATGTTTTCAGATGCTTTCATCAACCCTTTGTATGAGGTTGAGGAGCAGCTAGTTTACTCGGATAGCTACACCGATCTCCTCCCATACTTCTCTTCTCCTTCAGATAACATaatctctctctcccccgaaATCTTTCCTCTCCAAGATTTTGAGTCCTACCACTACCCGAAACGCCCAAAAACCTACACAGATCATTTCAACTCAACTTTTGAACCGAATTTCTTCGAAGGATATGCTCCGAATCCCAATCCAGGACTCCCAGAATTATTTCCAGAAATCCCAACCCCGGAACCTAAGTTTCAGGTTCCAATAACGTTCAATGCTGGGAGGACTGATCAGAGTGTGATGAATCCAAAGAAACCAAGTACTGGAGTGAGCTTGTCTACACAGAGCATCGCTGCGCGTGAGAGGAGAAGGAAGATAACCGAGAAGACACGGGAGCTTGGAAAGTTTATTCCTGGTGGGCATAAGATGAACACTGCTGAGATGTTCCAAGCTGCTTCCAAGTATGTCAAGTTCTTGCAGGCTCAAATTGGAATTCTTGAACTCATGGGGTCAACTCAG GAAAACAAAGGGCCAATGCACACACAGGAACTTCAAAGTCTCCTTGTAACATCTCCAGCAATTCAAGAGAAGTTGTACTCAGAAGAGAAATGCTTGGTTCCAAGAGATTTTGTCCAAACCATTGCTAACGATTGCCAAATCCAATCAAAACCCTGGGTCATTGAGGAGATTGATCAGTTGTTGGGGGGTCAATTGCTTGGATAG
- the LOC133702807 gene encoding LRR receptor kinase SERK2, with protein sequence MASLRFLLLFTTLSLTVSSAISGSVVEDLANLQPPSDFNTTVMKNCQHNPSLRYCNSSSMDLKEIFKFTIVASHLCNESKNPNCVHSFDNIDLRNRPKMAPLYLSYSFFWKYCPLTILSIDLSNISLKGSFPKEVICCDQIQALDLSLNGLTGEFPIESFAPLTNLTSLNLSYNYFSESKISDSQFFKRFNASSFIYSGILPSDRNYTIKAIFLLVGFPISVILMAVCFGWLCFQRPDYLPRMFQRKHKFTPSMLRAATNGFSRKNQMVRSEGVEIYKGTLRDSTQVRIEIYRGCISREKRKEFVEECKVLVELCHKNLVQVLGWCSNRNQRAIVTEWTDGETIEMWLSGSAPPWKQRLKMLIGVVDGMRYLQEHWPEVVYDLRINSVLLSDNHEPLLSRFQVGDQYSNNKKIHKFGIFLLEIITNRRSQEFERGEAGLIEDVRDNYPENLHKVIDARKKLPENMFDQAKHGIELGLMCTDQSISKHPSLNQISHMINKVYESCLELAPQNHKRSHGDGGKGHKHVQ encoded by the exons ATGGCTTCTCTACGTTTTCTCCTTCTGTTCACAACGTTATCACTCACAGTTTCTTCAGCAATCTCAGGATCAGTAGTAGAGGACCTTGCAAACTTGCAACCCCCATCAGATTTCAACACCACAGTCATGAAAAACTGTCAACACAATCCTTCTCTCAGATACTGCAACTCCTCTTCTATGGACCTGAAAGAAATCTTCAAGTTCACCATTGTTGCAAGCCATCTTTGCAATGAGTCAAAGAATCCGAATTGTGTCCATTCTTTCGACAATATAGACCTGCGAAACAGGCCGAAGATGGCACCACTCTACTTGTCATAcagttttttttggaaatacTGCCCTTTAACCATTCTTTCCATTGATTTGTCAAACATTTCTTTAAAGGGTAGTTTTCCTAAAGAAGTTATATGTTGTGACCAAATCCAGGCTCTTGATTTGAGCCTTAATGGCCTTACCGGCGAATTCCCAATCGAGAGCTTTGCTCCTCTTACCAACCTTACGTCTCTCAACCtgtcatataattatttttcagagAGTAAAATCTCAGATTCTCAGTTTTTCAAAAGGTTTAATGcttcaagttttatttattcCGGTATCCTTCCAAGTGACAGGAACTATACAATCAAGGCCATATTTTTACTAGTTGGATTTCCAATCTCTGTGATTCTAATGGCGGTTTGCTTTGGATGGCTGTGTTTTCAAAGGCCGGATTACTTACCAAGAATGTTTCAAAGAAAGCACAAGTTTACACCGTCAATGCTAAGGGCAGCAACCAAtgggttttcaagaaaaaaccaGATGGTCAGAAGTGAAGGAGTAGAAATTTATAAGGGAACTTTGCGAGACAGTACTCAAGTCAGGATTGAAATTTACAGGGGTTGCATTTCAAGGGAGAAACGCAAGGAATTTGTTGAGGAGTGCAAGGTTCTTGTTGAACTATGCCACAAGAACTTAGTTCAAGTATTAGGTTGGTGCAGTAACAGAAATCAGAGAGCCATTGTTACTGAATGGACAGATGGAGAGACTATTGAGATGTGGCTATCAGGTTCAGCTCCTCCATGGAAGCAAAGGTTGAAGATGCTAATTGGGGTGGTGGACGGCATGCGTTATTTGCAGGAACATTGGCCTGAAGTTGTGTATGATCTCAGGATAAACAGTGTGTTGCTCTCGGACAATCATGAGCCACTCCTTTCAAGGTTTCAGGTTGGAGATCAATACAGCAACAACAAAA AAATTCACAAGTTTGGAATATTTCTGCTAGAGATCATAACAAATAGGAGGTCACAGGAATTTGAGAGAGGTGAGGCTGGTTTGATTGAGGATGTCAGAGATAATTATCCTGAAAACTTGCACAAAGTGATTGATGCAAGAAAGAAATTGCCAGAAAATATGTTTGATCAAGCTAAACATGGAATAGAACTGGGATTGATGTGCACTGACCAATCAATCAGCAAACATCCAAGCCTGAATCAGATATCCCATATGATAAACAAAGTCTATGAGTCTTGCCTGGAATTAGCGCCCCAGAACCATAAAAGATCTCATGGAGATGGAGGTAAAGGACACAAACATGTTCAATGA
- the LOC133703169 gene encoding probable WRKY transcription factor 14 yields the protein MDNYQGDLTDILRASTGGALGQSDVPVSNWEFPSDPMNLASSSIMGDSRVNAFGDPFCNLRDPLLHELNVAASSYFSSRSSTDHMLSTTSVDQDHTSNNFVGANSATASSCSNILAHQKVFEDHEMHKAAAAATSSRRNIFSRIQISPTNPTKLPVSPCNSPVIAACSSPRGFRPSAMVSSDVINVNNSKGCLIDNTGSVQISSPTNLGIKRRKSQAKKVVCIPAPAAANSRSSGEVVPSDLWAWRKYGQKPIKGSPYPRGYYRCSSSKGCSARKQVERSRNDPNMLVITYTSEHNHPWPTQRNALAGSTRSQPTKSNAASKSSTGAQAQKTANAKEDQKESSNDTSSPTDIIGGSSTASASVKEESDDIEKQMEMDDNEFSTEGFSQSYRPSMPGQSDQDFFAELGEIDTDPLDLLFTQGINGEEQKESKALDPFSIFDWSEDTSISFGEAKRGGFITRQ from the exons ATGGATAATTATCAAGGTGATTTAACGGATATTCTTCGAGCTAGTACTGGTGGAGCTTTAGGCCAATCAGATGTTCCTGTTTCAAACTGGGAATTCCCTTCTGATCCAATGAATCTTGCATCATCATCAATTATGGGAGATAGTAGAGTGAATGCTTTTGGTGATCCTTTTTGCAACCTGAGAGATCCCCTTCTACATGAGCTTAACGTTGCTGCTTCAAGCTATTTTAGCAGCCGAAGTTCTACAGATCACATGCTTAGTACTACTAGTGTTGATCAAGATCACACTAGTAATAATTTTGTTGGTGCAAATAGTGCTACTGCTAGTAGTTGTAGTAACATTCTTGCTCACCAAAAAGTCTTTGAAGATCATGAGATGCATAAGGCTGCTGCTGCGGCCACTTCTTCTCGTcgcaatatattttcaagaattcaGATCTCACCAACTAATCCCACAAAGCTGCCTGTTTCACCTTGTAATTCTCCGGTTATAGCTGCTTGTTCTTCTCCGAGAGGGTTCAGGCCATCTGCTATGGTTTCAAGTGATGTAATTAATGTCAATAACTCAAAAGGTTGCTTGATTGACAACACTGGATCAGTGCAGATCTCATCTCCAACGAATCTGGGGATCAAGAGAAG GAAGAGTCAAGCAAAGAAGGTGGTTTGTATTCCAGCACCAGCAGCTGCAAACAGCAGGTCTAGTGGAGAAGTAGTTCCATCTGACTTGTGGGCATGGAGAAAATATGGACAAAAACCCATCAAGGGTTCTCCTTATCCAAG GGGTTACTACAGATGCAGCAGCTCTAAGGGTTGCTCAGCAAGGAAGCAAGTAGAGCGGAGCCGAAATGATCCTAACATGTTGGTCATCACCTACACTTCTGAGCATAACCATCCATGGCCAACACAGAGAAATGCACTTGCTGGCTCAACAAGGTCTCAGCCAACAAAGAGCAATGCAGCTTCAAAGAGCTCCACAGGTGCTCAAGCACAAAAAACAGCAAATGCAAAGGAAGATCAGAAGGAGAGTAGCAATGATACATCGTCTCCTACCGATATTATTGGTGGTAGCTCAACAGCAAGTGCATCTGTCAAAGAGGAGTCTGATGACATTGAGAAGCAAATGGAGATGGATGATAATGAATTCAGTACTGAAGGGTTTTCTCAGAGTTACAGGCCATCAATGCCAGGTCAATCTGATCAAGACTTCTTTGCTGAATTGGGAGAGATAGATACTGACCCTCTTGACCTGTTGTTTACACAAGGAATCAATGGAGAGGAGCAGAAGGAGAGCAAGGCCTTGGATCCATTCAGTATCTTCGACTGGTCTGAGGACACGAGCATTTCATTTGGAGAAGCAAAGAGGGGGGGATTTATAACAAGACAGTGA
- the LOC133702808 gene encoding uncharacterized protein LOC133702808, producing the protein MAYNISFSDSSYIKSSLIPNALTLYTGQGTPILREDARNPAAALGLDSLVLAQIESPIYGSGSQSPSDVLSISFGSNNDLALQSTYNPQAVVILEPQHMNHPVILHSDANTKESAAALGLDSLVLAQIESPIYGSGSQSPSDVLSISFGSNNDLALQSTYNPQAVVILEPQHMNHPVILHSDANTKESATALCAKTRRKLRRTKMITADGSLNETVNKNSFMEFLWFGLARKKRTISKLIREFDIEAEGTKGGILAMWDNSKFAVSSVEYGHGWIGLFGQNVLTGFSGAVVGEFNEIMLRSDRSSGFINKVGSTAFRLFIDDCNLIEYNMSEGQFKLIKKLSFMVTRLRQWNRVGFGHQETTLALIQTNISAIEKKSEYGQLSTAEQNSLDSLIKKQWQCNLHIESMWRQKSHQIWCRLGDRNMRFFHLVANFRRAKNHLLKVVHNGSVVEGLSVIKDAAVSFFSNLFRSPDRFRIGSGPESGSRLAWNFIADDLLNLAKNFFKTGRLPKGVNHAYVHLIPKIASPVGFKDFRPISLIHGIYKIMAKVLSSRLKAVMHDLISENQTAFLAGRQIIDGFLVANKAVHSLKRYRVSSLIFKVDFHKAFDSV; encoded by the exons ATGGCAtacaatatttctttttctgacaGCAGCTATATAAAAAGCAGTCTCATTCCCAATGCTCTTACCCTATATACGGGACAGGGCACTCCTATTTTGAGAGAAGATGCTAGAAACCCTGCAGCTGCCTTAGGCCTTGACTCCCTTGTATTGGCCCAGATTGAAAGCCCAATTTATGGCAGTGGATCTCAAAGCCCATCTGACGTTCTCTCTATTTCATTTGGATCAAACAACGATTTAGCCCTTCAATCAACATATAATCCTCAAGCTGTAGTAATTCTGGAACCGCAACATATGAATCACCCAGTTATTTTACACTCTGATGCAAACACAAAAGAGAGTGCAGCTGCCTTGGGCCTTGACTCCCTTGTATTGGCCCAGATTGAAAGCCCAATTTATGGCAGTGGATCTCAAAGCCCATCTGACGTTCTCTCTATTTCATTTGGATCAAACAACGATTTAGCCCTTCAATCAACATATAATCCTCAAGCCGTAGTAATTCTGGAACCGCAACATATGAATCACCCAGTTATTTTACACTCTGATGCAAACACAAAAGAGAGTGCAACTGCTTTATGTGCAAAAACAAGAAGGAAGCTGCGACGTACAAAGATGATTACAGCTGATGGAAGTTTGAATGAAACAGTTAATAAGA ATTCTTTCATGGAATTCTTGTGGTTTGGGTTAGCTAGAAAGAAGAGGACAATTTCAAAGTTAATCAGGGAATTTGATATAgag GCTGAAGGTACTAAAGGGGGCATTCTGGCTATGTGGGATAACTCTAAGTTTGCGGTATCTTCAGTGGAGTATGGTCATGGTTGGATCGGGTTATTTGGGCAGAATGTCTTGACTGGCTTCTCAGGGGCGGTGGTAG gtgaatttaatgaaattatgtTGCGAAGTGACAGAAGCAGCGGTTTCATTAACAAGGTGGGTTCAACGGCTTTTAgactttttattgatgattgtaACTTAATCGAGTATAACATGTCAGAGG GTCAGTTCAAGCTCATTAAGAAGCTCAGCTTTATGGTAACTCGGCTCAGACAGTGGAATAGGGTTGGTTTTGGGCATCAGGAGACTACTTTGGCATTGATCCAAACCAATATTTCAGCTATAGAAAAGAAATCAGAGTATGGGCAATTATCTACTGCAGAGCAGAACTCGCTTGATTCATTGATCAAGAAGCAGTGGCAATGTAATTTGCATATAGAAAGCATGTGGCGTCAAAAGTCTCACCAAATTTGGTGTCGCCTGGGCGATCGCAACATGCGTTTCTTCCATCTAGTTGCTAACTTCAGGAGGGCTAAAAACCATCTCCTGAAAGTGGTTCATAATGGTTCTGTTGTTGAAGGTTTATCGGTCATAAAAGATGCGGCAGTTAGCTTCTTCTCCAACTTATTCAGAAGTCCTGATAGATTCCGAATTGGTTCAGGGCCT GAGTCCGGGTCCAGGCTTGCTTGGAATTTCATTGCAGATGATCTATTAAACCTGGCCAAGAATTTCTTCAAAACAGGTAGGCTTCCAAAAGGAGTCAATCATGCTTATGTTCATCTAATTCCGAAGATAGCTTCCCCGGTTGGCTTCAAAGATTTCAGGCCTATTAGTTTGATTCATGGCATTTACAAGATAATGGCTAAGGTTCTTTCTAGTCGTCTGAAAGCGGTTATGCATGACCTTATCAGTGAGAATCAAACAGCTTTCTTGGCAGGGAGGCAAATAATTGATGGGTTTTTGGTTGCCAATAAAGCAGTTCATTCCTTGAAAAGATACAGAGTGTCGAGCCTTATCTTTAAGGTGGATTTTCACAAAGCTTTCGATAGTGTGTAG
- the LOC133702717 gene encoding alpha N-terminal protein methyltransferase 1, with product MHLINTHPYRFGPLCYTQKPYKKSHLSLQTTIYCHPTRFHKHYTAAAIQSPMEAAGTDSDGREFKNPDEMWLEHTGDTNKKTQWYRDGVAYWEGVEASVNGVLGGYGHVNDADVKGSEGFLQTLLAELFVDGGIDRHLVALDCGSGIGRITKNLLIRYFNEVDLLEPVSHFLDAARESLVQENHIALDKHKATNFYCVPLQEFTPDAGRYDVIWVQWCIGHLTDDDFVSFFNRAKIGLKPGGFFVLKENLARSGFVLDKDDRSITRSDSYFKGLFSRCGLHLYKSREQKGLPKELFAVKMYALTTDIPKRVMKARSKVQANRPGIIK from the exons atgCACCTAATTAACACTCATCCGTATAGATTTGGACCTTTATGCTATACccaaaaaccctataaaaaatcCCATCTTTCCCTCCAAACCACAATTTACTGCCATCCCACGAGATTCCACAAGCACTACACAGCAGCTGCCATACAGTCTCCAATGGAAGCTGCGGGCACAGATTCCGATGGCCGTGAATTCAAAAATCCAGATGAAATGTGGTTAGAACACACTGGAGACACTAACAAGAAGACTCAATGGTACCGTGATGGTGTTGCTTATTGGGAA GGTGTGGAGGCATCAGTGAATGGAGTGTTAGGTGGATATGGGCATGTGAATGATGCTGATGTGAAGGGAAGTGAAGGGTTTCTACAGACCCTTTTAGCTGAACTGTTTGTTGACGGAGGAATTGACAGGCATCTTGTTGCTCTTG ATTGTGGTTCTGGTATTGGGAGAATCACCAAGAATCTTCTCATAAGGTATTTCAATGAG GTTGATCTTCTTGAGCCAGTGTCGCATTTCCTTGATGCTGCCCGTGAAAGCTTGGTCCAAGAAAATCATATAGCATTGGATAAGCACAAGGCCACTAATTTTTATTGTGTCCCCCTTCAG GAATTTACACCAGATGCAGGAAGATATGATGTTATCTGGGTTCAGTGGTGTATTGGGCATCTCACAGATGATGACTTTGTGTCATTTTTCAATAGGGCTAAG ATTGGCCTCAAACCTGGTGGATTTTTTGTCTTGAAGGAGAATCTTGCAAGAAGTG GATTTGTGTTGGACAAAGATGATCGAAGCATAACCAGGTCTGATTCATACTTCAAGGGGCTCTTTAGTCGGTGTGGATTGCATCTCTACAAATCAAGG GAACAAAAGGGACTTCCCAAGGAGCTATTTGCTGTGAAGATGTATGCTTTAACAACTGATATTCCAAAGAGAGTCATGAAGGCCAGATCCAAAGTTCAAGCCAATCGACCTGGgataatcaaatga